Proteins encoded by one window of Azoarcus sp. PA01:
- the dnaJ gene encoding molecular chaperone DnaJ — MAKRDYYEVLGVNRDASDDEIKKAYRKLAMKHHPDRNPDNKDSEDHFKEAKNAYEILSDAQKRAAYDRYGHAGVDSSAGAGPGGQGFDGFADAFSDIFGDIFGGAGGAGRGRSNVYRGADLRYNLEISLEEAARGADKTIRIPTVEECETCHGSGAKPGTQPKPCPTCGGAGQVRIQQGFFSIQQTCPKCHGTGRIIPDPCRDCGGAGRVKRQKTLEVKIPAGIDEGMRLRHAGHGEPGVNGGPPGDLYVEIHIRAHPVFQRDHDDLHCEMPISITTAALGGEIEIPTLEGMARLKIPAETQSGKVFRLRGKGIRNVRSQGHGDLMCHVVVETPVNLTERQKELLREFEEVSSSDADRHNPKAKSWMDKVKDFFGA; from the coding sequence ATGGCAAAACGGGATTACTACGAGGTGCTGGGTGTCAACCGCGACGCCTCGGATGACGAAATCAAGAAGGCCTACCGCAAGCTGGCCATGAAGCATCACCCGGACCGTAATCCGGACAACAAGGACTCCGAGGACCACTTCAAGGAAGCCAAAAACGCGTACGAGATCCTGTCCGATGCGCAAAAGCGCGCCGCCTACGACCGCTACGGCCATGCCGGCGTGGATTCGTCTGCCGGGGCCGGGCCGGGCGGGCAGGGTTTCGATGGGTTCGCCGACGCGTTCTCGGACATCTTCGGCGACATCTTCGGCGGCGCAGGCGGCGCCGGACGCGGGCGCTCGAACGTGTATCGCGGCGCCGATCTTCGCTACAACCTCGAAATCTCTCTCGAAGAAGCGGCCCGCGGCGCCGACAAGACAATCCGCATCCCGACCGTCGAGGAATGCGAAACCTGCCACGGCAGCGGCGCGAAACCCGGCACGCAGCCAAAGCCCTGCCCCACCTGCGGCGGCGCCGGCCAGGTGCGCATCCAGCAAGGTTTCTTCTCGATCCAGCAGACCTGTCCGAAGTGCCACGGCACGGGGCGGATCATTCCCGACCCATGCCGCGACTGCGGCGGCGCCGGCCGGGTGAAGCGGCAGAAGACGCTGGAAGTGAAAATCCCGGCGGGAATCGACGAAGGAATGCGCCTGCGCCATGCCGGTCACGGCGAACCGGGTGTCAACGGCGGGCCGCCGGGAGACCTGTATGTCGAGATCCATATCCGCGCCCACCCGGTGTTCCAGCGCGACCACGACGACCTGCACTGCGAGATGCCGATCAGCATCACGACCGCCGCGCTCGGCGGCGAGATCGAAATCCCGACGCTCGAAGGCATGGCGCGGCTGAAAATTCCCGCCGAGACGCAGAGCGGCAAAGTGTTCCGGCTGCGCGGGAAGGGAATTCGCAACGTCCGCTCGCAGGGCCACGGCGACCTGATGTGCCATGTCGTCGTCGAGACCCCGGTCAATCTCACCGAACGTCAGAAAGAGCTGTTGCGCGAATTCGAGGAAGTGTCCAGTTCGGACGCGGACCGCCACAACCCCAAGGCAAAATCCTGGATGGACAAAGTCAAGGACTTCTTCGGCGCGTGA
- the cysS gene encoding cysteine--tRNA ligase yields MLHIHNTLTRRKETFVPIDSGKVRMYVCGMTVYDYCHLGHARVMVIFDMVARWLRASGFELTYVRNITDIDDKIIRRAGEKGESIRTLTDRFIAAMHEDADALGVLRPDHEPRATEYVTQMQSLIGRLRDKGLAYVAGNHDVCYSVRKFDRYGRLSGKSLDELRAGERVEVAGDKQDPLDFVLWKHARTDEPDEVKWASPWGAGRPGWHIECSAMSSDLLGEQFDIHGGGQDLQFPHHENEIAQSEGAHGHTFVNYWMHNGFVRVDDEKMSKSLGNFFTIRDVLKRFDPEVVRFFILRAHYRSPLNYSDAHLEDARQALTRLYTALRNVEPCDAGVDWDEPHAVRFRAAMDDDFNTAEAVAVLFELANEANRTGSAATAAQLKSLGGVLGLLARAPASFLQHKIAGAPDEDGDIAIETMIERRALAKKSKDYAEADRIRAELLASGIVLEDTPQGTVWRRA; encoded by the coding sequence ATGCTGCACATTCACAATACGTTGACACGAAGAAAGGAAACCTTCGTTCCGATCGATTCGGGCAAGGTGCGGATGTACGTCTGCGGCATGACGGTCTACGACTATTGCCACCTCGGGCATGCGCGCGTGATGGTGATCTTCGACATGGTGGCGCGCTGGTTGCGCGCGAGCGGTTTCGAACTCACGTATGTGCGGAACATCACCGACATCGACGACAAGATCATCAGGCGGGCGGGCGAGAAAGGCGAATCGATCCGCACGCTGACGGACCGGTTCATCGCCGCGATGCACGAGGATGCGGATGCCCTCGGCGTGCTGCGGCCCGACCACGAGCCGCGCGCGACCGAATATGTGACGCAGATGCAGTCGCTGATCGGCCGCTTGCGGGACAAAGGGCTCGCCTATGTAGCCGGCAACCACGACGTGTGCTACTCGGTCCGCAAATTCGACCGCTATGGGCGGCTTTCCGGCAAGTCGCTCGACGAGCTGCGCGCCGGCGAGCGCGTCGAAGTCGCAGGCGACAAGCAGGACCCGCTCGATTTCGTGCTGTGGAAACACGCCCGCACCGACGAGCCCGACGAAGTGAAGTGGGCGTCCCCGTGGGGAGCGGGGCGCCCGGGCTGGCACATCGAGTGCTCGGCGATGAGTTCGGACCTGCTCGGCGAGCAGTTCGACATCCACGGCGGCGGCCAGGACCTGCAGTTTCCTCATCACGAGAACGAGATCGCGCAATCGGAGGGCGCGCACGGCCATACGTTCGTCAATTACTGGATGCACAACGGGTTCGTCCGCGTCGACGACGAAAAGATGTCGAAATCGCTCGGCAACTTCTTCACGATCCGCGACGTCCTCAAGCGCTTCGACCCCGAAGTCGTGCGTTTTTTCATCCTGCGCGCGCACTACCGCAGTCCGCTGAATTATTCCGACGCGCACCTCGAAGACGCTCGCCAGGCGCTGACCCGCCTCTACACTGCGTTGCGCAACGTCGAACCGTGCGATGCGGGGGTCGATTGGGACGAACCGCACGCGGTGCGATTCCGTGCTGCGATGGACGACGATTTCAACACGGCCGAGGCGGTGGCGGTGCTTTTCGAACTCGCGAACGAAGCGAACCGTACCGGATCCGCCGCGACCGCAGCGCAACTCAAGAGTCTGGGAGGCGTGCTCGGACTGCTCGCGCGCGCGCCGGCGAGCTTCCTCCAGCACAAGATCGCCGGCGCACCGGACGAGGACGGCGATATCGCGATCGAGACGATGATCGAGCGCCGCGCGCTGGCGAAGAAATCGAAGGACTATGCCGAGGCTGACCGGATCCGCGCCGAACTGCTCGCGTCGGGAATCGTCCTCGAGGACACGCCGCAAGGCACCGTCTGGCGCCGCGCCTGA
- a CDS encoding peptidylprolyl isomerase — MKRLLASLFLFGWFISAGAANPLVEMRTSEGPVVIELFADKAPKSVANFIEYVKSGHFNGTIFHRVIDGFMIQGGGFDAAMRQKPTRAPIENEAKNGLRNEAGTLAMARTADPHSASAQFFINLVDNRFLDYPSRDGWGYAVFGKVTEGFDVVQKIGRLPTHTVNGMQNVPEQPVTIESVRIVDAAPAKSTTK; from the coding sequence ATGAAGCGCCTGCTCGCCTCTCTCTTTCTGTTCGGCTGGTTCATTTCCGCCGGCGCAGCCAACCCGCTTGTCGAGATGCGGACCAGCGAAGGTCCGGTGGTGATCGAACTTTTCGCCGACAAGGCGCCCAAGTCGGTCGCGAACTTCATCGAGTACGTGAAGAGCGGTCACTTCAACGGCACGATTTTCCATCGCGTCATCGACGGATTCATGATTCAGGGCGGGGGCTTCGACGCGGCGATGCGACAGAAGCCTACTCGTGCCCCGATCGAGAACGAAGCGAAGAACGGCCTGCGCAACGAAGCCGGCACGCTCGCGATGGCCCGCACTGCCGATCCTCATTCGGCGAGCGCGCAATTTTTCATCAACCTCGTCGACAACCGCTTTCTCGACTACCCGTCCCGCGATGGCTGGGGGTATGCGGTTTTCGGCAAAGTCACCGAAGGGTTCGACGTCGTGCAGAAAATCGGCCGGCTTCCGACGCACACCGTGAATGGCATGCAGAACGTTCCCGAGCAGCCGGTCACGATCGAATCGGTCCGCATCGTGGACGCGGCGCCGGCAAAATCCACCACCAAGTAG
- a CDS encoding peptidylprolyl isomerase yields the protein MAVKLHTNHGTITLELDAEKAPETVENFLAYVRAGHYDNTIFHRVIKGFMIQGGGFEPGMVQKPTREPIKNEADNGLKNVTGTVAMARTQAPHSATAQFFINVADNDFLDFRSADTQGWGYCVFGRVTEGMDVVNAIRSVKTGSSGFHQDVPVEDVVIERTEIV from the coding sequence ATGGCAGTCAAGCTTCACACCAACCACGGCACGATCACCCTCGAACTGGATGCGGAGAAGGCTCCGGAAACGGTCGAGAATTTTCTCGCCTACGTCAGGGCCGGCCATTACGACAACACGATCTTTCATCGCGTGATCAAGGGTTTCATGATCCAGGGTGGAGGTTTCGAACCCGGCATGGTGCAGAAACCGACTCGCGAACCGATCAAGAACGAAGCCGACAACGGCCTGAAGAACGTCACCGGCACGGTCGCGATGGCGCGCACCCAGGCTCCGCACTCGGCGACGGCGCAGTTTTTCATCAACGTCGCCGATAACGACTTCCTCGATTTCCGCTCGGCGGACACCCAGGGCTGGGGCTATTGCGTGTTCGGCCGGGTTACCGAAGGCATGGATGTCGTCAATGCGATCCGCTCGGTCAAGACCGGGTCCAGCGGCTTTCATCAGGATGTCCCCGTCGAGGACGTCGTCATCGAGCGCACCGAAATCGTCTGA
- a CDS encoding UDP-2,3-diacylglucosamine diphosphatase, whose product MSALFISDLHLCEQRPGTLRAFFAFLQGPARGVQALYILGDLFEYWAGDDDATPLGNAVSDALAALAETGSAIFFLPGNRDFLLGESFARKARMRMLADPALIDLGGEAVLLSHGDILCTDDEHYQSFRRLVRDPAWQRAFLERPLAQRKQVIEGMRSQSETAKQEKTMEIMDVNASAIDTLLREHGYPTLIHGHTHRPAHHVHVVDGRSCERWVLADWHDDAPYLRWDGSDPPVALRLRPNPDG is encoded by the coding sequence ATGTCGGCCCTGTTCATTTCCGACCTCCACCTGTGCGAGCAACGGCCCGGCACGCTCCGGGCTTTTTTCGCGTTCCTTCAGGGCCCGGCGCGCGGCGTCCAGGCCCTCTACATCCTCGGCGACCTTTTCGAATACTGGGCCGGAGACGACGATGCGACGCCGCTCGGCAACGCGGTCAGCGACGCGCTGGCGGCGCTCGCCGAGACGGGCTCGGCGATCTTCTTCCTGCCGGGCAACCGCGATTTCCTGCTTGGCGAATCGTTCGCCCGCAAAGCCCGCATGCGGATGCTTGCCGATCCGGCGCTGATCGATCTCGGCGGCGAAGCGGTGCTGCTGAGCCACGGCGATATCCTGTGCACCGACGACGAGCATTACCAGTCGTTTCGCCGCCTGGTTCGCGACCCCGCCTGGCAACGGGCCTTTCTGGAACGGCCGCTGGCGCAGCGCAAACAGGTCATCGAGGGCATGCGCTCCCAAAGCGAAACCGCCAAGCAGGAAAAGACGATGGAGATCATGGACGTGAATGCGTCGGCCATCGACACGCTGCTGCGCGAGCACGGTTATCCGACGCTCATCCACGGCCATACGCATCGTCCGGCGCATCACGTGCACGTCGTGGACGGCCGGTCATGCGAACGATGGGTTCTCGCCGACTGGCACGACGACGCGCCCTATCTGCGCTGGGACGGGTCCGACCCGCCGGTGGCGCTGCGGTTGCGGCCAAACCCGGACGGCTGA
- a CDS encoding O-succinylhomoserine sulfhydrylase has translation MNPYEFDTLAVRAGTARSQFNEHSEALYLTSSFVFGSAAQAAARFSGEEPGNVYARFSNPTVTALQERLAALEGAEACVATASGMSAILSLAMATLKAGDHVVASTGLFGATQQLFGTILSKFGIETSFVTATELDAYRAAVTPRTRLFFVETPSNPLTEVIDIAAVAEIAHAAGALFAVDNCFCTPALQRPLELGADVVVHSATKYLDGQGRVLGGAVAGAKVVVDEVLKFLRTAGPSISPFNAWVILKGLETLRIRMEAQSATSLDLARWLEQQPGVVRVFYPGLASHPQHALAMRQQKSGGAIVSFEVAGGRERAWQVVDATRMISITANLGDTKTTITHPASTTHGRISAEARAAAGIGEGLLRIAVGLESIEDLRADLARGLEA, from the coding sequence AGCACAGCGAAGCGCTCTACCTGACATCGAGCTTCGTGTTCGGCAGTGCGGCGCAGGCGGCCGCGCGCTTTTCGGGCGAGGAGCCGGGCAACGTCTATGCGCGTTTCTCGAACCCGACGGTCACGGCACTGCAGGAGCGGCTCGCGGCGCTCGAAGGCGCCGAGGCGTGCGTCGCGACTGCATCGGGGATGTCGGCGATTCTGTCGCTGGCGATGGCGACGCTGAAAGCCGGCGATCACGTGGTCGCTTCGACGGGGCTGTTCGGTGCGACGCAGCAACTGTTCGGCACGATCCTGTCGAAATTCGGCATCGAGACCAGCTTTGTCACCGCCACCGAACTCGATGCGTACCGTGCTGCGGTGACGCCGCGCACGCGCCTTTTCTTCGTCGAAACGCCGTCGAATCCGCTCACCGAAGTCATCGACATCGCCGCAGTCGCGGAGATTGCGCACGCCGCGGGTGCGCTGTTCGCGGTCGACAACTGTTTCTGCACGCCTGCGTTGCAGCGCCCGCTGGAACTGGGCGCCGACGTCGTCGTGCATTCGGCGACGAAATACCTTGACGGGCAGGGAAGAGTGCTCGGCGGCGCGGTGGCCGGCGCGAAAGTCGTCGTCGATGAGGTGCTCAAGTTCCTGCGCACCGCCGGACCGAGCATTTCGCCGTTCAACGCGTGGGTGATTCTGAAAGGGTTGGAGACGCTGCGCATCCGCATGGAAGCGCAGTCGGCGACCAGCCTGGATCTGGCGCGCTGGCTGGAGCAGCAGCCGGGAGTGGTGCGCGTGTTTTACCCCGGTCTCGCCTCGCACCCGCAGCACGCACTGGCGATGCGCCAGCAGAAATCAGGCGGCGCGATCGTCAGCTTCGAAGTCGCGGGAGGGCGCGAACGCGCCTGGCAGGTTGTTGACGCGACCCGGATGATCTCGATCACTGCGAATCTCGGCGACACGAAAACGACGATCACTCATCCGGCGTCGACGACGCACGGCCGCATCAGCGCCGAAGCGCGTGCCGCTGCGGGAATCGGAGAAGGGTTGCTGCGTATCGCCGTCGGTCTCGAATCGATCGAAGACCTGCGCGCCGACCTTGCCCGGGGCCTGGAGGCCTGA